The bacterium nucleotide sequence AGGTCGATGAAGTCGATCACGTGGCCCTCCGCGCGCAGACGGTCGACCAGGTTGCCCAGCGCCCCCGCGAAGACGAGGCTGAGGGGCAGCACGAGGCGCCGGCTCTGGCCGCGGCCGAGCAGGCCGAGGACCACGAGCAGGGCCGCCAGCTTGACGGCGATGAAGACGCCGCGCGCGCCGGCGAAGAGCCCGAAGGCCGCGCCCGGGTTGTCCACGCGCGTGATGCGCAGCATGCCGCCGAGGTAGCTGTCCCGCCACAGCCCGGCCGTGACAAGGTGCTTCGTCAGGAGGTCCACCGCCAGCACCGCGAGCACCGTCGCCAGGAAGAGCGCCCAGTCGGTGCTA carries:
- the lspA gene encoding signal peptidase II, with the translated sequence MSWPARRSRLSSKRPSTDWALFLATVLAVLAVDLLTKHLVTAGLWRDSYLGGMLRITRVDNPGAAFGLFAGARGVFIAVKLAALLVVLGLLGRGQSRRLVLPLSLVFAGALGNLVDRLRAEGHVIDFIDLSVAGKHWYVFNVADAAISIGALLIVLGLLRAEAEARPAAPADGA